Proteins from a single region of Dyadobacter fanqingshengii:
- a CDS encoding TonB-dependent receptor — MRITVLQSILLCVGISLGYAHEGRTQDLLDRSITIKVENTEIRKVLAQIESQAKVEFVYSSNAIGANRKINVAAVNKKLSEVLSMALKPLNISYSIVGGQIMLQKIPEKPAPVNPEKEEAAIIDKQISGKISDSKGGALPGVSIVLKGSQQGTISDANGAFAISVPDENAVLVFSFVGYTSQEIAVANQTSIDVVLGDDEKSLDELIVVGYGKQSNRQLSSSIATVNGKDLADLPVSQFTQKLQGKLAGVQISQATGTPGAGMTVRIRGAASITAGADPLYVVDGNPIVGGISNINPNEIESISVLKDASATALYGSRAANGVVLIETKKAVAGQTRIDYSTYFGFQQVPQRGRPDMMDAREFATWRKELAIERGLDVDPVFQNPEQYGAGTNWYDAITRTAPMTDHSLSLSTGSEKFSTTATAGFLSQDGVVVGSGYKRYSLRINTNFRPHEKFNIGLNVAPTYATNTNSGVDNVGGAFNEALQTSPLAPLKNPDGSLTLTAFSPGMFATPNYARTLTDRVVNNKDIRILSNMYAEYQPLKGLYLRTSGNIDMGSSRGFVFNGTTTGERGVGLYKTPTSALNQGSYLSWVNENTLNYQKEVGQHSFDALIGFTAQKFRDDASAVNGSNYPDDKVQTISAAGTITASSGIQEWSLLSYLARVNYNYKGKYLVSASIRRDGSSRFGVENRWGNFPSVSLGWILSEESFLSSIKTISFLKLRASYGITGNFNIGNYTHIPTISTANYVFGGALAGGRRVDNLADQGIGWESNEQFNIGLDLNLLNDRINFTYNYYRKNTSDLLFNVGVPRASGYGNIQTNIGGLKFWGHEFSVSTSNIQGERLKWNTDFNISFDRNEVVSLGNKTSRLITGPGSGVIGGSHITTVGQPVGMLYGMDHLGVYKDQADFDSSPKHTTSQVGTAKFRDVNEDGIITVDDATIIGNPHPKFIFGMTNTLQYKSFDFSATISGTYGNDILRGSEQTLTNLDGVFNVLADVKDRWRSPENPGKGRYGSLAAGTTGLERDWWGSHMVYKASHISINNVTLGYAVPLKTTKGLKRLRAYASVQQLHIFTKYPGSNPQVAVSTASTGLGIDGGSYPVPRTYTLGVNVGF; from the coding sequence ATGAGGATCACCGTTTTACAGTCCATTTTATTATGTGTTGGCATATCCCTGGGTTATGCCCACGAAGGACGTACGCAGGATCTGCTGGACCGTTCCATCACGATCAAAGTGGAGAATACCGAGATCCGCAAGGTTCTTGCGCAGATCGAATCGCAGGCGAAAGTGGAATTTGTTTACAGTTCCAATGCCATTGGTGCAAACCGTAAAATTAATGTGGCTGCTGTGAACAAGAAGCTGTCGGAAGTGCTGAGTATGGCATTAAAACCATTGAACATTTCTTACAGCATTGTCGGCGGTCAGATTATGCTCCAAAAAATACCGGAAAAACCTGCTCCTGTTAACCCTGAAAAAGAAGAGGCTGCGATCATTGACAAACAAATTTCAGGAAAAATAAGTGACTCAAAAGGAGGCGCATTACCTGGTGTAAGCATTGTACTGAAAGGTTCGCAGCAAGGGACGATCTCGGATGCAAATGGTGCGTTCGCGATCAGTGTGCCCGATGAGAATGCTGTTCTGGTCTTCTCATTTGTGGGTTATACCAGCCAGGAAATCGCTGTTGCCAATCAAACCAGCATCGACGTCGTACTGGGTGATGATGAAAAATCACTTGATGAACTGATTGTGGTGGGTTATGGAAAACAATCCAACCGTCAGCTTTCCAGCTCTATTGCAACGGTCAATGGCAAAGATCTGGCCGACCTTCCCGTATCGCAATTCACACAAAAATTGCAGGGAAAGCTGGCCGGTGTGCAGATTTCACAGGCAACAGGCACACCGGGCGCGGGTATGACCGTGCGTATCCGTGGCGCCGCGTCCATCACTGCCGGAGCCGACCCTTTGTATGTGGTTGACGGAAACCCCATTGTTGGCGGCATCAGCAACATTAACCCCAACGAAATTGAAAGCATCAGTGTGCTCAAAGATGCCTCCGCAACGGCGCTATACGGCTCGCGGGCAGCAAATGGTGTGGTCCTCATCGAAACCAAAAAGGCCGTTGCAGGCCAGACGCGCATTGATTACAGCACCTATTTCGGGTTTCAGCAAGTGCCTCAGCGTGGCCGTCCGGACATGATGGATGCGAGGGAGTTTGCAACCTGGCGCAAGGAGCTGGCCATTGAAAGAGGCCTTGATGTAGACCCTGTTTTTCAAAACCCTGAGCAGTATGGAGCGGGCACCAACTGGTATGATGCCATCACCCGTACAGCACCCATGACGGATCACAGCTTATCATTAAGCACGGGCTCCGAAAAATTCAGCACAACGGCTACGGCGGGTTTTCTAAGCCAGGATGGCGTTGTGGTGGGATCAGGTTATAAGCGTTACTCCTTACGGATCAACACCAATTTCCGTCCGCACGAGAAATTCAACATTGGCCTTAATGTGGCTCCGACTTACGCTACCAACACCAATTCAGGCGTGGATAATGTGGGCGGTGCGTTTAACGAGGCTTTGCAAACTTCGCCCCTTGCTCCACTGAAAAATCCGGATGGATCATTGACATTGACTGCCTTTTCACCGGGTATGTTCGCTACGCCTAACTACGCAAGAACGCTGACCGACAGAGTAGTAAATAACAAAGACATCCGTATTCTTTCCAATATGTATGCTGAATACCAGCCATTAAAAGGCTTATATCTGCGCACATCCGGTAACATTGATATGGGAAGCTCCCGCGGTTTTGTCTTCAATGGCACAACCACGGGTGAGCGTGGCGTTGGTTTGTACAAAACGCCCACATCTGCGCTGAACCAGGGGTCTTACCTTTCCTGGGTTAATGAAAATACACTGAACTATCAGAAAGAGGTCGGTCAACACAGCTTCGACGCGCTGATCGGATTTACTGCGCAAAAGTTTCGCGATGATGCGAGTGCCGTCAATGGAAGTAATTATCCTGATGATAAGGTGCAAACCATCAGCGCCGCCGGCACAATCACCGCATCGAGCGGCATACAGGAATGGAGCCTGCTGTCCTACCTGGCGAGGGTAAATTATAATTACAAAGGAAAATATCTCGTATCGGCTTCGATCCGCCGAGACGGATCATCCCGCTTTGGTGTAGAAAACCGCTGGGGTAATTTCCCTTCCGTATCGCTGGGATGGATCTTGTCCGAGGAAAGCTTTCTCTCCAGCATTAAAACGATCTCTTTCCTCAAACTCAGGGCCAGCTACGGGATCACCGGGAACTTTAACATTGGTAACTACACGCATATCCCTACCATTTCCACGGCCAACTATGTTTTCGGTGGCGCACTGGCCGGGGGCAGAAGAGTGGATAACCTGGCTGACCAGGGAATTGGCTGGGAATCCAATGAGCAGTTCAACATTGGCCTGGACCTGAACCTGCTGAATGACAGGATCAATTTTACCTATAATTATTACCGCAAAAATACCAGCGACCTGCTCTTTAATGTGGGTGTTCCCCGGGCATCGGGCTATGGGAACATTCAGACCAACATTGGCGGGCTGAAATTCTGGGGACACGAATTTTCAGTAAGCACTTCCAACATTCAAGGCGAGCGTTTGAAATGGAATACGGATTTCAATATTTCATTTGACAGAAACGAGGTCGTTTCACTGGGGAACAAAACTTCCCGCCTCATCACTGGTCCGGGAAGCGGGGTCATTGGCGGTTCACACATCACCACAGTGGGACAACCGGTAGGGATGCTTTACGGGATGGATCATTTAGGTGTTTACAAAGACCAGGCCGATTTTGACAGCTCTCCAAAACATACCACTTCGCAAGTCGGCACGGCTAAATTCCGCGATGTGAACGAGGATGGCATTATTACTGTGGACGACGCGACCATCATCGGCAACCCGCACCCTAAGTTTATTTTCGGGATGACCAACACGCTTCAATACAAAAGCTTCGACTTTTCGGCAACCATATCGGGCACTTATGGCAATGATATCCTGCGCGGCTCGGAACAAACCCTGACGAACCTGGACGGTGTTTTTAATGTCCTGGCGGACGTGAAAGATCGGTGGCGGTCGCCGGAAAATCCCGGAAAAGGCAGATACGGAAGCCTGGCG
- a CDS encoding FecR family protein, translating into MSKENFYTLLSRYRSGNCTDQEKRLVEQWFATLDEAIPERSSQENNAIEERIWNAIQHKTEEEKPVLQMLIWKWAAAAVIFLALGWAGYQYKTSQNALLTNAAVNNMINKNLTTETSKTSQSKAIKLPDGSQIQLSPNSSIAYDPSFSGVQREVYLEGKAFFQVQRDTERPFFVHTGDVVTKVLGTSFWVNGSEDKSAIEVSVLTGKVSVSQHARADGTETSRIKDGVILTANQRVKYTAQTRSFETGLVSNPVPVVAEKKGKPMAESFDFQDNPFSEVIGKLEETYGIEIILEDETFTGCLFSGNITKQPLFTKLDLLCNSVNASYEVRGTRILISGKGCAVTN; encoded by the coding sequence ATGAGCAAGGAAAATTTTTATACACTACTAAGCCGCTACCGAAGTGGGAACTGCACGGATCAGGAAAAACGATTGGTCGAGCAATGGTTTGCAACGCTCGACGAAGCAATTCCGGAGCGCAGCAGCCAGGAAAATAATGCCATTGAAGAGCGGATCTGGAATGCAATACAGCACAAAACAGAAGAAGAAAAACCCGTTTTGCAAATGCTGATCTGGAAATGGGCAGCGGCGGCAGTGATTTTTCTGGCCTTAGGATGGGCAGGATATCAATACAAAACTTCCCAAAATGCGTTGCTAACCAACGCGGCCGTCAACAACATGATTAACAAAAATCTGACGACGGAAACCAGCAAAACCTCTCAATCAAAAGCCATTAAATTGCCGGATGGTTCCCAAATTCAACTTTCCCCGAACAGCAGCATTGCCTATGATCCGTCTTTTTCGGGCGTCCAGCGCGAAGTATACCTGGAAGGCAAGGCATTTTTTCAGGTTCAACGGGATACGGAGCGGCCATTTTTTGTGCACACCGGAGATGTGGTTACCAAAGTGCTGGGGACAAGCTTCTGGGTCAATGGCAGTGAAGATAAAAGTGCTATTGAAGTATCGGTGCTGACCGGCAAAGTTTCTGTTTCACAACATGCCCGGGCAGACGGAACCGAAACGAGCCGAATCAAAGATGGTGTGATACTTACTGCCAATCAGCGGGTTAAATACACTGCTCAAACGCGCTCCTTCGAGACCGGCCTCGTTTCCAATCCGGTTCCGGTGGTGGCAGAGAAAAAGGGAAAACCGATGGCGGAATCATTTGATTTCCAGGACAATCCGTTCAGTGAGGTTATTGGAAAACTGGAAGAAACTTACGGCATCGAAATCATTTTGGAAGATGAAACCTTTACCGGTTGCCTTTTCAGCGGAAACATTACCAAACAGCCTCTTTTTACAAAACTGGACCTGCTATGCAATTCGGTGAATGCGAGTTATGAAGTCAGGGGCACCCGGATTTTGATCAGTGGAAAAGGCTGCGCAGTCACTAACTAA
- a CDS encoding RNA polymerase sigma-70 factor, translated as MDSDSLHSAELTPRPIILHKNDFEALYREYWQRLYDFALCKTHDKDVAEEIVQDLFVNIWEKRKELHVFNVQSYLFVSVRNKVINYYKQKVFADLDTANDTVAPDYPLFLEELEAALQGAMGQLPQKTHDIFLLNRFEGKSAREIAAKLHIPERTVEYHITQALRQLKVLLRNSTTLLLAFISSITF; from the coding sequence TTGGATTCCGATTCTCTACATAGTGCCGAACTGACTCCTCGTCCGATAATCCTTCACAAAAACGATTTCGAGGCACTTTACAGGGAATACTGGCAGCGATTGTATGATTTTGCGCTTTGCAAAACGCACGATAAAGATGTCGCAGAGGAAATTGTGCAGGACTTATTTGTCAACATCTGGGAAAAGCGCAAAGAGCTCCATGTTTTTAATGTACAAAGCTACTTGTTCGTTTCTGTGCGGAATAAGGTGATCAATTATTATAAGCAAAAAGTTTTTGCCGACCTGGACACAGCCAATGACACCGTGGCTCCCGATTATCCTTTATTTCTGGAAGAACTGGAAGCCGCATTACAAGGCGCCATGGGTCAGTTACCCCAAAAAACACACGACATTTTCCTTCTGAACCGGTTTGAAGGGAAGTCTGCCCGGGAAATCGCCGCAAAGCTGCACATTCCTGAACGCACCGTAGAATATCACATCACCCAGGCGCTCCGCCAACTCAAAGTGCTGCTCCGAAACAGCACGACACTCCTACTCGCATTCATTTCCAGTATTACATTTTGA
- a CDS encoding ATP-binding protein: MKKIFLLFALALGLNVSAQKPDSPLARIWQQSLPFITNYSTDDYKAAFQNWALVQGDNGIMYAANNSGVLEFDGRSWQLIPTSEGNPVRSLAKDTNGRVYVGGSGEVGYLAANGQNKMIFHSLKNKLSRADWNFGNVWFTFADKGSVYFICDLHILELVNGKFKVWKSNFGALGFAWMVDGKLYVSTSEQGLLKKEKDSLKLIEGGAAFKGMGLTGLLPYEGNKMLAVGLSKEFFIYDGSKLEPFIQNGHRVRIQDAVYHGLRLSNGDYALATTGSGFYVMDRNGIIRNNIGRKEGLPSDAVYSVFEDAEGDVWLATDNGISRLEINSPLRVLNENYGLDENPMDIEVFNNKLFTTNSKGIFELNSVSSQGIFKPYFKKIDGIDNLTMHCQAFGNELIVSNYDGVFVLDQNGNRSQIAKENVVRVEEARSAQMPSHLMVGLEGNGLTELLFSNGKWVQGGRRDNMQFYSESFTRAADGTIFINSRRNGIYEIDWQTPGHSLRDPFKLIHHGPENGLSSNKIRWLERVGNTVFASTDEAMHRFNPSKRVFEVDSLLTAGVAPYKGGWINEIVAGRDGTMWFTLYHHYQSHVFEYAQNGLRRLPVSGRLSDALISKVHDNGDGFMLFGSNKWIVLFDKNIKRVASKTLKTLIRQISINKDSLISFRNVQSPPEIAYGHQGLRFQFALPSYDLSAKNEFQYLLEGFHDNWSAWSGESFVDFTNLPEGNYVFRVRGRDVYGQAGAEDSLAFTILPPWYRTWWAFAMYALLLGGLAAVLVRVRERKLQKENLALENTVRERTEKIMQQTEELKEMDRMKSRFFASISHEFRTPLTLILAPLEEELSQKPPAEQSRLLMMKRYANRLLELVNQLLNLSKLEAGKMELQVQKGDLYQFLNILSSSFDSLAQHKGIVFEKNIALPVAAFWFDPDKLEKIIINLLSNAFKFTPEGGYVTFAASIEENASEQVLHIVVSDTGKGIGQDEQEQVFESFYQARQTVENQDGGTGLGLALVRELVRLHKGSIELQSELGKGSVFSIEIPIDKEAYEAGQRMETQSGEYEMLTAQPISDAAIKTASKQAERENHVDEIRETVLIVEDNAELRDYMASLLESDYTVFKAPDGVEGLACARKVLPSLIISDLMMPRMNGMELTAHIKFDERTSHIPVILLTAKSAQESRIDGLKTGADDYLTKPFSVEELKIRVKNLIELRKKLAERYRERIRVHVTAQEEMSLDDKFLMRAKEAVEANMEDVLFSVEKMAGEMNLSRTQLLRKLKALTGFAPNDFIRDLRLQKAAEMIRQKADTITQIGYAVGFNDQSYFSKSFKKEFGETPTEFSARISQNDA, encoded by the coding sequence ATGAAAAAAATCTTCCTGCTTTTTGCTTTGGCACTGGGCCTGAATGTGTCAGCGCAAAAACCGGATTCCCCGCTTGCCCGGATCTGGCAGCAGAGTCTTCCTTTTATTACCAACTATTCAACAGACGATTACAAAGCTGCTTTTCAAAACTGGGCGCTGGTGCAGGGCGATAATGGCATTATGTATGCGGCCAATAATTCGGGCGTACTCGAATTTGACGGCAGGTCCTGGCAGCTGATCCCCACTTCCGAAGGCAATCCGGTCCGTTCGCTGGCCAAGGACACAAATGGCCGCGTTTATGTGGGCGGATCGGGCGAGGTGGGTTATCTGGCTGCAAATGGCCAAAACAAAATGATTTTCCACTCCCTCAAAAACAAGCTCAGCCGCGCAGACTGGAATTTCGGGAACGTCTGGTTCACATTTGCCGACAAAGGCTCCGTGTATTTTATTTGCGATCTCCACATTCTGGAACTGGTTAACGGGAAGTTTAAAGTTTGGAAAAGCAACTTTGGCGCGCTTGGTTTTGCGTGGATGGTCGATGGCAAATTGTACGTGAGCACGAGTGAGCAGGGTTTATTGAAGAAAGAAAAGGATTCGCTCAAACTGATCGAAGGCGGTGCTGCATTTAAAGGAATGGGGCTTACCGGCTTGCTGCCTTATGAAGGAAATAAAATGCTGGCGGTAGGGCTTAGCAAGGAGTTTTTTATTTACGACGGCTCAAAATTGGAACCGTTTATCCAAAACGGGCATAGGGTGCGGATCCAGGACGCTGTATATCATGGTTTACGACTCAGCAATGGCGATTATGCGCTGGCTACCACAGGCTCGGGGTTTTATGTAATGGACCGGAACGGGATAATCCGGAATAACATTGGCCGCAAGGAGGGTTTGCCGAGCGATGCGGTTTATTCGGTTTTTGAGGACGCAGAAGGGGATGTTTGGCTGGCAACGGACAATGGGATCAGTCGTCTTGAAATTAATTCTCCGCTCCGGGTTTTGAATGAAAATTACGGCCTGGATGAAAACCCCATGGATATCGAGGTTTTCAATAATAAGCTTTTTACTACGAACAGCAAAGGGATTTTTGAGCTGAACAGCGTTTCTTCACAAGGTATTTTCAAACCATATTTCAAAAAAATTGACGGGATTGATAACTTGACAATGCATTGTCAGGCCTTTGGTAATGAGCTTATTGTGTCCAATTATGACGGTGTTTTTGTATTAGATCAAAATGGAAACCGGTCACAAATAGCCAAAGAGAATGTAGTGCGTGTGGAGGAAGCGCGATCAGCGCAAATGCCCTCACATTTAATGGTGGGCCTGGAAGGGAACGGACTTACGGAGCTGCTTTTTTCGAATGGAAAATGGGTGCAGGGCGGCCGCCGCGATAACATGCAGTTTTATTCAGAAAGCTTTACGCGCGCCGCTGACGGAACGATTTTTATAAACAGCCGACGAAACGGGATCTACGAAATAGACTGGCAAACGCCCGGACATTCGCTACGCGACCCATTTAAACTCATTCACCACGGCCCCGAAAATGGACTGTCATCCAATAAAATCCGCTGGCTCGAAAGGGTAGGGAATACGGTCTTCGCTTCCACTGACGAGGCAATGCATCGATTTAATCCCTCTAAACGCGTTTTTGAGGTCGATTCACTGCTTACTGCGGGCGTAGCGCCCTACAAAGGTGGCTGGATCAACGAGATCGTTGCGGGCCGGGACGGCACAATGTGGTTTACACTTTATCATCATTATCAAAGCCACGTTTTTGAATATGCACAAAACGGATTGCGCCGGTTACCCGTTTCCGGAAGGCTTTCCGACGCGCTTATTTCCAAAGTGCATGATAACGGGGACGGATTTATGCTTTTCGGCTCCAACAAGTGGATTGTTCTTTTTGATAAAAACATTAAAAGGGTCGCTTCAAAGACATTAAAAACCTTAATCCGCCAGATTTCGATCAATAAGGATTCTTTGATCAGTTTTCGCAATGTGCAATCGCCTCCTGAAATTGCATATGGGCATCAGGGGCTGCGCTTCCAGTTTGCCTTGCCGAGCTATGACCTTTCTGCAAAAAATGAATTCCAATATTTGCTCGAAGGCTTTCACGATAACTGGTCGGCCTGGTCGGGCGAATCGTTTGTAGATTTTACTAATTTACCGGAAGGCAATTACGTGTTTCGTGTGCGCGGGAGAGACGTATATGGACAGGCGGGTGCGGAAGACAGCCTCGCATTTACCATTCTTCCGCCCTGGTATCGCACCTGGTGGGCATTTGCAATGTATGCGCTGCTGCTGGGCGGGCTGGCGGCTGTGTTGGTCCGGGTCCGGGAAAGAAAATTGCAAAAGGAAAACCTGGCCTTGGAAAATACGGTCCGTGAACGCACGGAGAAGATCATGCAGCAAACAGAAGAGCTGAAAGAAATGGACCGCATGAAATCCCGTTTTTTTGCCAGCATTTCGCATGAATTCCGCACACCATTAACACTGATCCTGGCCCCGCTGGAAGAAGAATTAAGTCAAAAACCACCAGCCGAACAAAGCAGGCTGCTTATGATGAAGCGTTATGCCAACCGCCTGCTGGAACTGGTGAACCAACTTCTGAACTTGTCCAAGCTGGAAGCCGGTAAAATGGAATTGCAGGTCCAGAAAGGAGATTTATATCAATTCCTGAACATTCTGTCATCCTCTTTCGACTCACTTGCGCAGCATAAGGGGATTGTGTTTGAAAAGAACATTGCATTGCCCGTAGCAGCATTCTGGTTTGATCCTGATAAACTGGAAAAAATTATCATTAACCTGCTTTCTAACGCATTCAAATTTACACCTGAGGGCGGTTATGTGACATTTGCCGCTAGTATTGAAGAAAATGCCAGTGAGCAAGTTCTTCACATTGTTGTGTCCGACACTGGAAAAGGCATTGGGCAGGACGAGCAGGAACAGGTTTTTGAATCGTTTTACCAGGCGCGGCAAACTGTGGAAAATCAGGATGGAGGCACGGGTCTGGGATTAGCGCTCGTCAGGGAACTGGTGCGGCTGCACAAGGGAAGCATTGAATTGCAGAGTGAGCTGGGCAAAGGTTCCGTTTTTTCAATTGAAATACCCATTGATAAAGAAGCATATGAAGCGGGTCAGCGCATGGAAACGCAATCCGGCGAATATGAAATGCTGACAGCACAGCCGATTTCCGATGCCGCGATCAAAACTGCATCCAAACAAGCCGAACGGGAAAACCATGTCGACGAGATCCGTGAAACGGTGTTGATTGTGGAGGATAATGCGGAGCTGAGGGATTATATGGCGTCGCTGCTCGAAAGCGATTACACTGTTTTTAAGGCGCCGGACGGGGTGGAAGGGCTTGCTTGTGCGCGTAAAGTGCTGCCGAGTTTGATTATCAGCGATTTAATGATGCCTAGAATGAATGGTATGGAACTCACCGCCCACATTAAATTCGACGAGCGCACCAGCCACATTCCGGTGATCTTACTAACGGCAAAGAGCGCCCAGGAGTCACGGATCGATGGATTGAAAACCGGTGCGGACGATTATCTGACCAAACCATTTTCCGTTGAAGAGTTGAAGATCCGTGTCAAAAATCTGATCGAGCTCAGAAAAAAACTTGCAGAGCGTTATCGCGAACGCATTCGTGTGCATGTGACAGCGCAGGAGGAAATGTCGCTCGATGATAAATTTTTGATGCGGGCCAAAGAGGCCGTGGAAGCGAATATGGAAGACGTGCTTTTCTCGGTTGAAAAAATGGCCGGGGAAATGAACCTGAGCCGCACGCAGCTGCTAAGGAAGCTGAAAGCCCTCACCGGATTCGCCCCTAACGACTTCATCCGGGACTTGCGCTTGCAGAAGGCTGCGGAAATGATCCGGCAGAAAGCGGATACGATCACGCAGATCGGTTATGCCGTTGGTTTTAATGATCAATCGTATTTCAGCAAGAGCTTTAAAAAGGAATTTGGAGAAACCCCCACCGAATTTTCCGCGAGAATTTCGCAAAATGACGCATAA
- a CDS encoding class I SAM-dependent methyltransferase — MSNQYLLNKMKNKMNANKALWEKGDFTRLAATMRESGSALVAKLGITKGLKVLDLGCGDGTTAIPAAKLGANVEGVDIARNLVEAGNARVKAEGLTNITFREGDAINLNDIPDANFDLVVSIFGAMFAPQPLDVAKEMFRVTRPGGRIVMGNWIPGDPTLVAQILKVSSAYTPAPPEGFVSPMLWGVESNVIERFVAAGAQKESISFERETFTFQAPFSPTVFLDTFRKYYGPTMNAFEAAEKNGKEADLQRELEALFESQNQSSDKNTTSIPATFLKVTVLK, encoded by the coding sequence ATTTCAAATCAGTATCTATTAAACAAAATGAAAAATAAAATGAATGCAAACAAAGCACTTTGGGAAAAGGGTGATTTCACCCGTCTGGCAGCAACAATGCGTGAAAGCGGTTCTGCACTGGTAGCGAAATTGGGAATCACAAAAGGTCTGAAAGTCCTGGACCTCGGCTGTGGTGACGGCACCACGGCCATACCCGCCGCCAAACTCGGCGCGAATGTTGAAGGCGTAGACATTGCCAGGAACCTTGTCGAAGCCGGCAACGCCCGCGTAAAGGCAGAGGGATTAACCAACATCACATTCCGCGAGGGCGACGCCATCAACCTGAACGACATTCCGGACGCGAATTTTGATCTGGTAGTGAGCATTTTCGGAGCCATGTTTGCACCTCAGCCACTTGATGTGGCCAAAGAAATGTTCCGTGTGACACGCCCTGGCGGAAGGATCGTAATGGGCAACTGGATACCAGGCGACCCTACGCTGGTTGCGCAAATCCTGAAAGTAAGTTCCGCTTATACTCCCGCGCCGCCCGAAGGTTTCGTGAGTCCGATGCTCTGGGGCGTGGAAAGCAATGTGATAGAACGGTTCGTTGCCGCCGGCGCGCAGAAAGAAAGCATTTCATTCGAAAGGGAAACATTCACCTTTCAGGCACCTTTCTCACCCACTGTTTTTCTGGATACATTCCGAAAATACTACGGACCCACGATGAATGCATTTGAAGCCGCAGAAAAAAATGGAAAGGAAGCCGATTTGCAGCGTGAGTTAGAGGCTTTGTTCGAAAGTCAGAACCAGAGTTCAGACAAAAACACAACCTCCATCCCCGCCACATTCCTGAAAGTGACGGTTCTTAAATAA
- a CDS encoding LacI family DNA-binding transcriptional regulator, whose protein sequence is MNKKEPEELVGVKEIARRANVSIGTVDRAIHNRPGVAKKTRETILQIINELDYQPNLLAKRLASRKTLRIATLIPTASEETSFWHAPLQGIEKAGTELSQQGIISDHYFYDQDSIGSFVEKTGIILQSKPDGILFAPSFMEESVSFSRTCKRLDIPYVLIDSDLPNDESINYTGPNLFDSGYLSGHLASYLVQPGDEILIVNISKEIDDHHHLLKKEEGFRAYFETQATIPGIHKVDIRKTDPASMDEHLAREFHNAAHIKVIFVTNSRVSAVARFLEKTGKKALLIGYDYIDENLAYLEKGVIDFLICQKPVEQAYRAMLTLYQHLAYGTVPQKKEFMPIDIITRTNYHVYRN, encoded by the coding sequence ATGAACAAAAAGGAGCCGGAAGAACTGGTTGGTGTGAAGGAAATTGCACGTCGGGCGAATGTGTCCATCGGAACCGTGGACAGGGCGATCCATAACCGCCCCGGCGTGGCGAAGAAAACCAGGGAAACCATTTTGCAGATCATAAATGAGCTTGACTATCAGCCTAATCTGCTGGCCAAAAGACTGGCATCGCGGAAAACCCTCCGCATTGCTACGCTCATTCCAACGGCCTCCGAAGAAACGAGCTTTTGGCATGCCCCATTACAGGGTATAGAAAAGGCCGGCACGGAGCTCAGCCAACAGGGGATCATCAGCGATCATTATTTTTATGATCAGGATTCAATTGGTTCATTCGTTGAAAAAACAGGCATAATACTACAAAGCAAACCCGACGGCATCCTTTTCGCACCTTCCTTCATGGAAGAGTCCGTAAGTTTCTCCCGCACCTGCAAGCGTCTGGACATCCCTTATGTGTTGATTGACTCCGACTTACCCAATGACGAAAGCATTAACTACACAGGCCCAAACCTGTTTGATAGCGGTTACCTAAGCGGGCATCTGGCCAGTTACCTGGTTCAGCCTGGGGATGAAATTTTAATTGTCAATATCTCCAAAGAAATTGATGATCATCACCATCTGTTAAAAAAAGAAGAAGGCTTCCGGGCATATTTTGAAACCCAGGCCACCATTCCTGGCATTCACAAGGTGGATATTCGCAAAACGGACCCGGCGTCCATGGATGAGCACCTAGCCAGGGAATTCCACAATGCAGCGCACATCAAAGTAATTTTTGTAACCAATTCCCGTGTCTCAGCAGTAGCCAGGTTTTTGGAAAAAACAGGGAAAAAAGCGCTGCTGATCGGTTATGACTATATTGATGAGAACCTGGCTTATCTTGAAAAAGGGGTGATCGACTTCCTGATCTGCCAGAAACCGGTGGAACAGGCCTATCGCGCAATGCTGACGTTATATCAGCATCTCGCTTATGGCACCGTCCCGCAGAAGAAGGAGTTTATGCCCATTGACATCATTACCCGCACAAACTATCACGTTTACCGCAACTGA